Proteins from a single region of Crassaminicella profunda:
- the pdaB gene encoding polysaccharide deacetylase family sporulation protein PdaB translates to MRIWIINRKLVLSIVFIFIFVGVSFFYLGDFGEMIVGVMNRDKTLPIYCVDQDQKKIAISFDAAWGDQYTDGILEILDKYHVKTTFFLVGFWVDKYPDMVKKIHDKGHEVGNHSSTHPHMSKLSMEQISKELNETGEKIEKITGKKPILFRPPFGDYNNRLIDTAKENGYYTIQWDVDSLDWKELGTQPVVDRVTRNVKNGSIVLFHNNAKYVVEYLPLVIERLQKEGYEIVPISQLIIKKDFYIDHTGMQKCKEEKE, encoded by the coding sequence ATGAGAATATGGATTATTAATCGAAAGCTGGTTTTAAGTATAGTGTTTATTTTTATATTTGTAGGAGTGTCTTTTTTTTATCTTGGAGACTTTGGAGAAATGATTGTTGGTGTAATGAATAGAGATAAAACTTTGCCTATATATTGTGTAGATCAAGACCAAAAAAAGATTGCAATAAGTTTTGATGCAGCTTGGGGAGATCAATATACAGATGGTATATTAGAGATTTTAGATAAATATCATGTAAAAACAACATTTTTTTTGGTAGGATTTTGGGTTGATAAGTATCCTGATATGGTAAAAAAAATTCATGATAAAGGTCATGAGGTGGGAAATCATTCTAGTACTCATCCCCATATGTCAAAATTATCTATGGAACAAATTAGCAAAGAATTAAATGAGACAGGGGAGAAAATTGAAAAAATCACAGGGAAAAAACCTATTTTATTTAGACCTCCCTTTGGGGATTATAATAATCGATTAATTGATACAGCAAAAGAAAACGGATATTATACCATCCAATGGGATGTAGATTCTCTTGATTGGAAAGAATTAGGAACTCAACCAGTTGTGGATCGGGTTACACGAAATGTAAAAAATGGATCTATTGTGCTCTTTCATAATAATGCAAAGTATGTAGTAGAGTATTTGCCCCTTGTTATTGAGAGACTTCAAAAAGAAGGATATGAAATTGTGCCTATATCTCAGTTGATAATAAAGAAAGATTTTTACATAGATCATACAGGAATGCAAAAGTGTAAAGAAGAAAAGGAGTAA
- a CDS encoding 4Fe-4S double cluster binding domain-containing protein — protein sequence MNQTNQLKEKIKEWGVSKVGVGYVEDVLPENLKHLKTGISIAVRLSDEIISQIEEMPTHTYFHHYRTVNAFIDQVTLKISLALQDLGYLAMPIPASQSVNIDGKQYRGIFQHRTAATRAGLGWIGKNACLVTEEFGPRVRLGTVLTNMNADYDEPTERSQCGDCKKCVSSCPALALRGALWHPGIKREELVDAKACSMHMHNHYQHIGRGVVCGLCVSICPKGNKVLKR from the coding sequence ATGAATCAAACAAATCAACTAAAAGAAAAAATAAAAGAATGGGGAGTTTCAAAAGTTGGAGTTGGATATGTAGAAGATGTATTACCTGAAAATCTTAAACATTTAAAAACAGGCATTTCTATTGCTGTAAGATTATCTGATGAAATTATCAGTCAAATAGAAGAGATGCCCACGCATACTTATTTTCATCATTATCGAACAGTAAATGCATTTATTGATCAGGTGACGTTAAAAATTTCGCTAGCTCTTCAAGATTTGGGATATTTAGCCATGCCTATTCCTGCATCTCAAAGTGTAAATATAGATGGTAAACAGTATAGAGGAATTTTTCAGCATCGAACAGCAGCTACAAGAGCAGGCCTTGGATGGATTGGAAAAAATGCTTGTTTAGTTACAGAAGAATTTGGACCAAGAGTAAGGCTAGGAACGGTTTTAACAAATATGAATGCAGACTATGATGAGCCCACTGAAAGATCTCAATGTGGTGATTGTAAAAAATGTGTGAGTAGCTGTCCTGCATTAGCACTACGAGGGGCATTGTGGCATCCAGGAATAAAAAGAGAAGAATTAGTAGATGCAAAAGCCTGTAGTATGCATATGCATAATCATTACCAACATATTGGAAGAGGTGTGGTATGTGGGCTTTGTGTAAGTATATGTCCTAAGGGTAATAAAGTGTTAAAAAGATAG
- a CDS encoding Na/Pi cotransporter family protein, giving the protein MLFSILIGTFLGVILFFIGMFLLTHSIKALYSKKLKKFIATLTIHPLLGIFSGIVITALMQSSSATSILVVSLVNSRVMNLYQAAFILMGANVGTTFTAQLISFDFFFLIPHILFLGVLLFFLRWNPLSKNIGKFLIAFSFLFLGIKLMVASLNPLKDLMHFKTLMLSIEHQHLKGIFIGAMTTAVIQSSSTSIATLQGLAHIGLIDIYQAVPIIMGQNIGTCVTTLFSSMATNKNGKRAAIIHLLFNVTGTIFLYPFIHLFSHFVFSLTPLNSIRQIANAHTLFNVFNVILLLPFVKLFVFTSKKIIR; this is encoded by the coding sequence ATGCTATTTTCTATTTTAATAGGAACTTTTTTAGGAGTAATACTTTTTTTTATTGGTATGTTCTTACTCACTCATTCTATAAAAGCTTTATACAGCAAAAAACTCAAAAAATTCATTGCCACCCTCACTATACATCCTTTATTAGGTATATTTTCAGGAATAGTTATAACAGCTCTTATGCAAAGCAGTAGTGCTACCTCAATATTGGTTGTATCTTTAGTCAATTCTAGAGTAATGAATCTTTACCAAGCAGCATTTATTCTGATGGGCGCAAATGTAGGGACTACTTTTACAGCCCAACTTATAAGCTTTGATTTTTTCTTTTTAATTCCTCATATACTTTTTTTAGGCGTTTTGTTATTCTTCTTAAGATGGAATCCCTTATCTAAAAATATTGGTAAGTTTTTGATTGCTTTTTCATTTCTTTTTCTAGGAATAAAATTAATGGTAGCTTCATTAAATCCTCTAAAAGATTTAATGCACTTCAAAACATTAATGCTCTCTATAGAGCACCAGCATTTAAAAGGGATTTTTATAGGTGCTATGACCACTGCTGTTATCCAAAGCAGTAGCACTTCTATTGCCACCCTTCAAGGACTTGCCCATATAGGGCTTATAGATATTTATCAAGCTGTTCCCATTATTATGGGACAAAATATTGGTACATGTGTTACAACTCTTTTTTCAAGTATGGCTACTAATAAAAACGGCAAAAGAGCTGCTATTATTCATCTTTTATTTAATGTAACAGGTACTATTTTTTTATATCCTTTTATACATTTATTTTCACATTTTGTATTTTCCCTAACACCACTCAATTCCATAAGACAAATTGCCAATGCTCATACTTTATTCAATGTATTCAATGTTATTTTATTGCTTCCTTTTGTAAAATTATTTGTATTTACTTCTAAAAAAATAATAAGATAG
- a CDS encoding polysaccharide deacetylase family protein gives MRINKKIIALAISASLVVTGCTSKTSPNPEKEEKEVVKVEKTQETQEDQKEEKKEINLQEIKPNEAGQIMVIMYHSIGEPEAEFTRTPENFRKDLNYLYEKGYRPISLKDYVSGNITTEAGFTPIVLTFDDGWQNNFNLIQDEKGEWVIDPDCAVAILEEFNKKHPDFPLEVTFFVNNNIPFGQKEHLEYKLKYIVEKGMDIGNHTATHVNYKNTDAQRIQKELGIIVKLVNQYLPDYEVNTQALPFGSRPKDKGLYKYLASGSYEDITYNNIAILNVGWDPYKSPYHIKFNPLAIHRVRGSDLQKYVQGVGMYDWMKHFEKGNRVKYVSDGDPDMVTIPENYKKVIDSQKTGDRKIRTYTLEKQ, from the coding sequence ATGAGAATCAATAAAAAAATCATTGCATTAGCCATTTCAGCAAGTTTAGTAGTAACTGGCTGTACTTCAAAAACTTCCCCAAATCCTGAAAAAGAGGAAAAAGAAGTTGTTAAAGTAGAAAAAACTCAAGAAACTCAGGAAGATCAAAAGGAAGAAAAGAAAGAAATCAACCTGCAAGAAATCAAACCCAATGAAGCAGGGCAGATTATGGTAATTATGTATCATAGTATAGGAGAGCCAGAAGCTGAATTTACAAGAACACCAGAAAATTTTAGAAAAGATTTAAATTATTTATACGAAAAAGGATATAGACCCATTAGTCTAAAGGATTATGTATCAGGAAATATTACAACAGAGGCAGGATTTACACCTATTGTATTAACTTTTGATGATGGATGGCAAAATAATTTTAATTTGATACAAGATGAAAAAGGAGAGTGGGTAATAGACCCAGATTGTGCTGTTGCGATCCTTGAAGAATTTAATAAGAAACATCCAGATTTCCCCTTAGAAGTTACTTTTTTTGTGAATAATAATATTCCCTTTGGACAAAAAGAACATTTAGAGTATAAGCTAAAATATATTGTTGAAAAGGGTATGGATATAGGGAATCATACAGCTACCCATGTAAACTATAAAAATACAGATGCACAAAGAATACAGAAGGAGTTAGGAATTATCGTAAAATTAGTAAATCAGTATCTACCTGATTATGAAGTAAATACTCAAGCCCTTCCATTTGGATCAAGACCGAAGGACAAAGGACTATATAAATATTTAGCTTCAGGAAGCTATGAGGATATCACTTATAATAATATTGCAATTTTAAATGTAGGATGGGACCCATATAAATCTCCTTATCATATAAAGTTTAATCCATTAGCGATTCACAGGGTAAGAGGAAGTGATCTTCAAAAATATGTGCAAGGTGTAGGCATGTATGATTGGATGAAGCATTTTGAAAAAGGAAATCGAGTAAAATATGTATCTGATGGAGATCCTGATATGGTGACAATTCCTGAAAATTATAAGAAAGTAATTGATTCTCAAAAAACAGGAGACAGAAAAATAAGAACATATACATTGGAAAAACAATAA
- a CDS encoding DUF4364 family protein: MFDNNTQRLAEHKLILLYIFDEFSMPLTNTQITQFVMEKDYMNYFSLQQFLGELTNTGMLEYSESNNSFFYVITEKGKRTLQYFENRLSNELITTLETSIEEKKKILLKARHITADYTKEKENDYMVDLKVTENNITLIDLKLNVVSNKQAKQICEKWKNEAQNIYGQIINLLIQP; the protein is encoded by the coding sequence ATGTTTGATAATAATACACAACGATTAGCTGAACATAAGCTTATATTGTTGTACATATTTGATGAATTTTCAATGCCACTTACAAACACACAAATTACACAATTTGTCATGGAAAAAGATTATATGAACTATTTTTCATTGCAACAATTTCTTGGAGAACTAACAAATACTGGCATGCTCGAATATAGCGAAAGTAACAACAGTTTTTTCTATGTAATAACAGAAAAAGGAAAACGCACGCTTCAGTATTTTGAAAACAGATTATCAAATGAATTAATTACTACATTAGAAACATCTATTGAAGAAAAGAAAAAAATACTGTTAAAAGCAAGACATATTACAGCAGATTACACAAAAGAAAAAGAAAATGATTATATGGTTGATCTAAAAGTAACCGAAAACAACATCACTTTAATCGACTTAAAATTAAACGTAGTTTCTAACAAACAAGCAAAACAAATCTGTGAAAAATGGAAAAATGAAGCTCAAAATATTTATGGTCAGATTATTAATCTGCTTATACAACCATAA
- a CDS encoding sodium-dependent transporter, giving the protein MSKQKEQWGSRWGFIAASMGMAIGTGNIWRFPRVAASNGGGPFLIAWTVALFVWAIPLLMGEMVMGRKTGLGTIGAFRDFVGQKFAWMGTWIAAICLAIMFYYSVVMGWCMKYFTLAVSGAFKPGMGTEATEAIWNTFTTTPSQTIFFHLIAMIIAGTIIYKGINEGIEKASKIMIPTLFLLLVFAVIRSVTLPGATKGLEYLFSPKLYMLKNPKIWLEAFTQAAWSTGAGWGFIITYAVYTKKKEDIAANCMIMGFGNNVGSLIAGLTILPAIFALSPSQEFVNQAITSGNTGLAFIYLAQLFPTMPAGRILAAIFFLAMSIAALSSLLPMIEVGVRNLMDMGMTRKKATLIIIIGGFIFGIPSAYSLDFLNNQDFVLGIGLLVSGLFVAFALIKYGLEDIRNKVINTEWSDLRIGKWWSICVKLFPLFFVTLTGWWMWQAVGWYPNNWWNPFEVYSPGTILFQVAFWIFIGLLTNNLLANKIGQGRDITELSLGKEK; this is encoded by the coding sequence ATGAGTAAACAAAAGGAACAATGGGGCAGTAGATGGGGATTTATTGCTGCATCTATGGGAATGGCCATAGGGACAGGAAATATATGGAGATTTCCAAGGGTGGCAGCGTCTAATGGGGGAGGTCCATTTTTGATTGCTTGGACCGTTGCATTATTTGTCTGGGCTATTCCATTACTGATGGGTGAGATGGTAATGGGGAGAAAAACAGGACTTGGTACTATAGGCGCATTTCGTGATTTTGTAGGACAAAAATTTGCATGGATGGGTACGTGGATTGCAGCAATATGTTTGGCAATTATGTTTTATTATTCAGTGGTTATGGGTTGGTGTATGAAGTATTTTACATTGGCTGTTTCAGGGGCATTTAAACCTGGAATGGGAACGGAAGCTACGGAGGCTATATGGAATACCTTTACGACTACCCCATCACAGACAATATTTTTTCATCTTATTGCAATGATTATTGCAGGAACGATTATTTACAAGGGGATCAATGAAGGCATTGAAAAAGCTAGCAAAATTATGATTCCAACTTTATTTTTATTATTAGTTTTTGCAGTAATAAGATCTGTAACACTACCAGGTGCTACAAAGGGGCTGGAATACTTATTTAGTCCAAAGCTTTATATGCTTAAAAATCCTAAAATTTGGCTTGAAGCATTTACCCAAGCTGCATGGTCAACTGGAGCTGGATGGGGTTTCATTATTACTTATGCAGTATATACAAAGAAGAAAGAAGATATTGCAGCAAATTGTATGATTATGGGCTTTGGAAATAATGTAGGTTCTTTAATCGCAGGCCTTACAATACTTCCTGCTATATTTGCTTTATCTCCAAGTCAAGAATTTGTTAATCAAGCAATTACTTCAGGCAATACGGGACTTGCATTTATTTATTTAGCACAGCTATTTCCAACAATGCCAGCAGGAAGAATTCTTGCAGCAATCTTTTTCTTAGCCATGTCTATTGCGGCCCTTTCATCACTCCTTCCAATGATAGAGGTAGGGGTAAGAAATTTAATGGATATGGGAATGACTCGAAAAAAAGCCACCCTGATAATAATTATTGGAGGATTTATATTTGGAATACCTTCTGCTTATAGTTTGGACTTTTTAAATAATCAAGATTTTGTATTAGGAATTGGATTATTGGTAAGTGGGTTATTTGTAGCATTTGCTCTTATAAAATATGGTTTAGAGGACATTAGAAATAAAGTAATTAATACAGAATGGTCTGATTTAAGAATAGGAAAATGGTGGAGTATATGTGTGAAATTGTTTCCTTTATTTTTCGTAACTCTTACGGGCTGGTGGATGTGGCAAGCTGTAGGATGGTATCCTAATAACTGGTGGAATCCATTTGAAGTATATAGTCCTGGAACAATATTATTCCAAGTTGCTTTTTGGATTTTCATAGGGCTGTTAACGAATAATCTATTGGCGAATAAAATTGGACAAGGTAGAGATATTACGGAGCTCTCTTTAGGAAAGGAGAAATAA
- a CDS encoding alpha/beta-type small acid-soluble spore protein gives MANNNKAVVPEARMALNQMKAEIAGELGLANYENMDKGNLTSRQNGYVGGYMTKRLVEAAERSMAGK, from the coding sequence ATGGCAAACAATAATAAAGCAGTTGTTCCTGAAGCTAGAATGGCTTTAAATCAAATGAAAGCTGAAATCGCTGGTGAACTTGGACTTGCAAATTATGAAAATATGGATAAAGGAAACTTAACTTCTAGACAAAATGGTTATGTTGGAGGATACATGACTAAACGATTAGTTGAAGCTGCTGAAAGAAGTATGGCTGGTAAATAA